The Roseibium sp. Sym1 nucleotide sequence TCAACGAGACGCTGGAGTGGCGCCTGCGCGCAGGCGTTCCCTTCGCCACGATCCTGCGCTGGTTCCCGAGCCTCGACGAAGGCGCCCGCACCGGCAGCATCCTGATCGTGACCCAGCTGGTGCCGGGTGGCAGTACCTGCCAGATCGCGAGGGTCGACGCCCAGGCCAATGCCAATGCCAATGTCCTGGCCCGGCAGGCGGCCGATACGATGGCCGGCGGGTACGACTGTTCGCAGCCGCCGCAGATCCTGGGCAATCCCGGCGCCTTGCAGTGGTGAGGCGCCGTTGCCCGCGCCGTGTCCGGTCAGCCGGCTGTCCCGGTCATGAATGCGGGTCCGGCCAGGCATAGATCGACAATTCGAGCCTGCGTCCGCCCAGCCTGTACCAGGATTTCGACACAAGCCGGCCGCCAACGGCCTTGTAGAAGGCGCGTGCCGGCTGATTGTCGCTGAGCACCTGGATCGCAAGGCCCTGCATGTGTCGTGCCGCGAGGGTTTCCCGCACGTGCTCGAACAGTGTGCGGCCGAAACCGAGGCCCTGATATTCCGGCTTGAGGTACAGCTCGTAGATTTCACCTTCCATGCCCGTGTCGCGCAGGCGG carries:
- a CDS encoding GNAT family N-acetyltransferase, producing the protein MYPFPRMTTDLIDLRAARTADCDALAGIHSQAWLGAYRGVLHGVDLQKMITRRGSSWWRGALARGVDIKILSIAGVPAGYATYGPCRLRDTGMEGEIYELYLKPEYQGLGFGRTLFEHVRETLAARHMQGLAIQVLSDNQPARAFYKAVGGRLVSKSWYRLGGRRLELSIYAWPDPHS